The window CTCCAGGACGCAGAGAGGGGGGATCAAGCTGCACAAAAACCTGCTGGTCTCCTACGTGCTGCGGAACGCCAGGCAGGTCTACGTCAAGGAGAAATACGCGGAGATCTATAGGATGCAGCAGTACGAGGAGGTGATGACCGTCTGCAACGAGATCCAGGAGCTCAACCCGCTGGATCTGGACGCAGAGGACGCCGGCGACGAGGAGCAGGCGCGGGCTGCTTGCTGCGGCGAAGAGGCGAGTCTCTGCGGCTCTGCGTGCCACCGAGGCGCGGCGCAGCCAGCGGCGCACGCCCGGACAGCGAGCGCTCTTTTCGGCTGCTCTCCCCTCGAGGACGGCGGCAAAGAACCGGATCCCTCCTACTATCGAAGCTGCTGCATGGAGGCTGCCCCTGTGTCCCACTGTGACCAGTTCCCCGCAAACGGCATCACGCACTGCAACAAAACCACAGTGCTGGATTTGGACACGCATGTGGTAACCACGGTGGAGAACGGCTACCTCCACCAGGACTGCTGCTGCGACGCGCTCCAGTGCGGCCAGGGCGCGCAGTCCCCGGCCAAGAAACGGAAGGTCGAGTTCGGCTTTTGTACATCCGACGGCGAGGAGGTGTCGGATTTTACATCGGCTCGCAAGCGGGCGAAACGCGAGGACTGTTCCTACTTCCACCTAGACTACACAGACACTTCCAACATCTCCAACCTGATCTCCATCTTCGGCTCGGGCTTTACAGGGCTGCTGAGCAGACAGGCGGACATGGAACAGATCTGTAGTAAACAGGTCCTGGCCAGCCTGGGGGCATGGACCCGAGCGATTGTGGCATTTTGAATCAAAccctttttatgatttttaggAGAGACCGGGGTCAGTTGTAACACGTTTTTTCCCACAAAAGTATGAAACTAAACCCAGTGGAGAAGCGTTTTCTCCtgccagttttttttgttgttgttgttgttggggaACATGTTTCTATGCTCTAACAAAGTAACGTTCCCATAATTGTTCTCCAAGGTATATTCCAACATCCCATGTGTTAATTTGTGGAACGTATTGCATAGTTACGTGTCCATGATGGAATGTTCTTAGAACAAGTTTTCCTTGGGAACCTTAGGGGAACGTTGCCAGTTGACTGTACTGTTCCACATCCTTTCTATGTGCAAATAGTGAATGGTGTGCTGCAGAATATGGATTGGGTGAGATCAGTGTTTTCTACAGAAGCTGTGCATTGTTACAAATAGAGCCCCTATGTGTGAGGTCAGTTGTAGATGTCATTTAACCGCCCAGTGATGGTCACTGTTTTGGTAAAACACAGGTTTATTAATTCACTTTGAACACAGAACGTGTGAAAACATCACATTTGGTTAGTATACAACATGTTAAACACTGACAAGGGATTTTGACCATTCGGCTAAGTCGGTTTTAACATACATTACAGCTGACCTCTCAGTGTCATAGTAAATACCATGTGctgaaaaactgaacatttgaTTGGCTATCCTCAGTGGCTTGCAGTCGTTCAAAAACAGcgattttaaaacacaaatgtcaaGAATTAGACCTCAATGCGCACCTTTTGtcttaaagaaagaacagataACAAGATGCGAATGTGGTTCGTTGGTGTGCACTGTGTGACGTCACTCCCCCCTCGTTTCTGATTGGAGGATCCGGAGGTGTCACAACGGATACCCGGTCTCGCCTATAAGGTCTAAATcaacttttatttttgcaggaaaaaaagaaaagctatttaggagaaaagaaaaaaagagcatttaAATGACAGTAGTTTTGGCAGGGAGAGGACAGATTTTGTGCCATATATATCCTGTTGTCAGAACGGTAATGACATGATAAAATGGATTGACTTCCATTGCCTTAAATCAAATGCACACAACTGCTACACTGTAAAACTTTTCACcgtacatttacagtaatatactggcagcagcttcgccactaaactactgtttatttacagtaagcataatgtttttacattttacggTATTTTACTGTGAATAGACATagtttcttactgtattatttgaatttacagtaatacatttCTCAAGATGCTTTGGTATTACCCgtaaatacctgtaatctgtaacattcgCAGATAGttttttctcccagaatgcattgccatttacagtatgatcctgtataacAATGAAACAGTATGATACTGTGAGATTTTAGCTGTAAGTTTACATCAAAGGTTTACAGTGTAGCTGTTGTCAGAAATGGAAAGTGAGCCGAAGTCTCTCCTGTTCCGGGCTTAAAGGAGCCTTCGTGGAAACACATCTTCTCCAGTTTAAAGTTGGACCTTGCACATTCTGGGCAGTTTGTAGTCATGTGAAACACCACGTCCAAGACTCTCTCCCTAACACTTTTTGAGGTACATTGATGGACTCAGAAACCAACTCATATCACTTAATGGAGTGCCAACACGTACATGTACTGCAACACTTTTTGGGCTATTACTGTGGTTATCACTCCACCATCCACTCCCAGTGTGTGATAGTAAACAGTCCGGGTTATTTTGGCAGTTTGACATCCCCCTCTTAATCATGGTTGTTGCTCAAAGCCTTCACAGCAATTCCATAATTCCAACACGTCttggttttgtgtgtttttttttttttttactttgttttgtaaaaaaaaatgatggtaGTCCTTTTGTTTTAGAAAGGCAAAAAACTCATGATTTAGCCATAACCTGAGAATCCACGCATTAGCTTTATGAGCACTATGTGTACCAAAATAAAGAGAATATTCAGCCATTCTCTacatattttgttgttattcttgtatttttttgtgcTTACTAAAATGTATATCACCGGGTAAAAACTGTTCCAGAAAATATTTGTTGAAAATTTATAAtcttaataaaaaatgaaaaccttaaTGGTAACTGTTGTGTTTGACAGCCGTTTGTTATAATGAAATACTGATACGGTTACAGGCCTACAGTGGCTGACCAGTGTCACACATGATGCcattaatatgaaaaacacactttaatacattttcaggCAATGCTTGCACGACGCTTTAATAACAACATcatgaaataaattaaataagatAATAAATTAAATAGATAAGTCCACAGCTATCAAGTTAATTCAGCATATAATTAATAAAGGACATTTTAACAACAATCCATCAAGTCTGCATTAAAGGTTAAAGGGAAAGATCCGTATCACTCTATCATTAAATAAGAGGCTACAGCTAGCagatgttagcttagcttagcattaaggctggaaacagctagcctggattTGTCCAAGGGCAACAAAATATGCCTACtggcacctctaaagctcactaattaatgCATATTGCGTTTATTTAATCAGTACTAAAACTAGTCTAACAAATAGTCAACAATTAGTACATTTTACAGAGGTTTTGTTCCTGATTATTTCTTAGGTTGGTagtggcagtggtggcctagggGTTAAGGAAGTGAGCTTAGGACCGGGAGGTCAAACCCCCAAACCGGcaggataaaaataaaaatatctgggtggggaaagccTCCAGTccttcccctccccccccccccccccttccattactaccactgaggtgcccttgagcagtggagctgctcagtggccagcagatcagaccgtggttgtactgggcagcttccaggtatgaatgtgtaactgtgtgaatgtgacaggtcgtcgttgcaaatgagaaattgttcttAGTTGACTtgataaataacataaatactaataataaaaagaaaatgtgagagTGGTGTTGATCTTctcaaaaaacaaatgaaacaagcatatttcccaaaatgttgaactgttccTCAATCCAACTTTGTATTGGATTGTGGTCCAGATTCTCCACAAACTTTTccagatgtttgtgtttttttacaacctagggggaaaaaaatcattgcTATTAATGCCATGTAACTGATTTATAAATCATGACTAAATTATTTCACATTAATGAAGCAATTAGTAACAACGGGTCAACCCTTAGGAAGTGGAAACAATATTGATGCAACGTAACGCTGTCCGATACAACACTATATATTTCTTATTTGACTTTGGAAACGGTAGTTTGATCAAAAGAAAATGAACTTAAAGAccttaactcaaggtccacttatcttttttttctgggcTTTCAGCTGCATGTCATGATCTTCCTCGACAGATGGAATatgtacattatatatattcCACTCATTACTATACTACTAATACTTGGGTCACATGCCGACTGAGCTATTTCCATGAGCCAAATCCATCTCTGAGACGCAgtcaaaagctccagaaaaagctagtaagtgatCCTTGAGTTAATTATGtatctttatcttttttgtgtgtctcaTAACCATCCTCAGCCAAAATGTTGAGAATAATGAATCATCAAATACTAATTCATCTAAAAATTATAAGATGGTCGTACTACttcaacagctattttgtatttatttgtctcggtctc is drawn from Sander vitreus isolate 19-12246 chromosome 16, sanVit1, whole genome shotgun sequence and contains these coding sequences:
- the ier5l gene encoding immediate early response gene 5-like protein; this encodes MIHTMECAADAQSLISISLMKIHNSRTQRGGIKLHKNLLVSYVLRNARQVYVKEKYAEIYRMQQYEEVMTVCNEIQELNPLDLDAEDAGDEEQARAACCGEEASLCGSACHRGAAQPAAHARTASALFGCSPLEDGGKEPDPSYYRSCCMEAAPVSHCDQFPANGITHCNKTTVLDLDTHVVTTVENGYLHQDCCCDALQCGQGAQSPAKKRKVEFGFCTSDGEEVSDFTSARKRAKREDCSYFHLDYTDTSNISNLISIFGSGFTGLLSRQADMEQICSKQVLASLGAWTRAIVAF